The following nucleotide sequence is from Labilibaculum sp. DW002.
GTGTTGGTTGCAAAAAAATGATATTTTCCGAAAGAAATTTATGCATTGCTTTCGTCTTGTACCCTATATAAATTGGTTCTGGATTTTTCCGATTGACCAATTTATAATCCAATACATCTTTAACGGAATAGCTAATTAATGCATCCTCATTATATCTACTCAGCATTTTTTCCATCTGATACATGGAGTTTATTCTGCTGCGTTTATTAATATTTGAATAATCTCTTATTTCTACAGCTGTTCCAATTTCAGTAACATTAGCTGGGTTGTGTCCATTCTTATATATTAGATGTTCACTTTGCTTCCTATTGATATTTACATTCATCCACGAACGAGATTCCCATGGATACAATACTTCTATTATTGAAAAAACCTCTCCTAAATGTGAATTCATAAAAAAGAAATCACGTGGTCCTTTTTTTAATCCCTTTACTTCTTTATCTATTTCGGAATTACCACCTTCCCAATAAAAATCATGATTGTTATTAATTACAGGAATACCCATAAATTCCGAAACCAAAACATTTGCCAAGGCCAGAGAAACGTTCCCAGGATTAGAACAGGCATTGATTAGATATAACATTCCAATGTCATTCTCCTCAATGTATTTTCCTAACTTTTCACAAATTAATAATGTTTGGGACCAAAACTTAATAATCAGTTCATTATACTTCTTACTTCCTCTTTCTAATTTTGTAAAAAAGAAATCTTTATACAAAGTCCAATCATCGAAACCTTGTATTTCCTCGATAGTAAATGTTTTTGTTTTTGAATCTATCAGTTTATCTGACTCTGGATAAAACTTCCCTGAAATATAATGTACAGGAAGATTTTTGGCTATGTTATTACGAAAAGCTTTAGCATACTTTTCTATTTCAATACTAACCCCATCAATTGAAAAATAAAAAGTAATAAAGGCTATTCCTTTTGTATTAAGATTAGATTTAAAGCTAGTAAATGATTGATTGAACTCAACTACTGGTGTATGTTTATTCTCCTTAAATCGATCAATAAATAAACCTAGATCGAACCAAGTTTTTATTTTTTCATTACTTAAAATATGCATCATTTCAGCAGTAGAATTCCTCATATATCATCTAAATTAGTTTAACAATATTTGTTCAACTAATAATTTACGAAAAACTCTATTACTGATCAAAATAAAAGACCACTCATTTAAAATTTAGGTGATAATTAAACAATATTAAAAATGCTTATTACCTTTGGTTGTCATCAAATTTTCACAAATGAAATCAAAACTGTTTTGGCGCAATATTCTTTGGGCTATCATCATATTTATTCTTTGTTCTATTCCTGGAGATGATCTGCCAAAAACTTCAATGGTAAGCATTCCTCATTTCGATAAGCTTGTTCATTTTGGAATGTTCTTTATAATGGGGATCTTTTTAATTGCTGAGATACGATATCAAACTAAATTTAAGAAACCAATCAGAGTTGGTATCGCACTTGGTTTAATCGCAATTTATGGAGGCTTTATTGAATACCTACAGCAAAACTTTTTTACAAATAGGAGTGGAGACTTTTTGGATTTGTTAGCTGATGTTATAGGAGGTTTGTTAGCAATCCTATTATATCCTTGGATAAAAAAACAAAAGGACTTACTTTTGAATCGTAAGCCCTTTTGTAATTATTCTTTTCTTAAGAAGATTTTATAAACTGATATATTCTTCAGTACCTTCAATTTCAGTAATTAATTTCCCTACTGTTCTGTCGTTAAACAAATCGTAAAGTTGCTGGCGAATACCACCAAACTGACCGTGTACCGGACATGGATCTTGGTTGTTGGTATCGGTTTTGCAAGGACGCATACCAATTAAACAATTCTCAAACATATCAAGTCCATCTACAATCTCAACGATATTCATCAAGCTAATTTCCATAGGATCCTTACCCAAACCAAAACCACCATGTGGTCCTTTAGTTGAGCTAAGGAGTTTTTGTCTGGCTAAGCTTTGAAGAATCTTACCCAAAAATGGAGTAGGAATTTCTAAATCTTCAGATATCTTTTTAATACCGATCTTCTTACCATCCTGAGCATTTAAAGCCAAATAGATAACCGATCGGATTGCGTATTTACAAGTATTCGATAACATTCTTATTCTTTCTATTTTACTCCACATTCATCTAACAATCAGGACAAATATAATAATATTTACCCCTAATAAAGCATCTTTAATTCTTTTAATCCTTATTTAGATTCTGTTTATCAAAACAAAAAAGAAGTTATTTAACCGCAATTTTATCTACTCTGTTCTGATGTCTACCACCCTCAAAATCAGTAGATAAAAATATGCTTGCTATTTTTTCAACTTCTTCGAAAGAAATAAAACGAGCAGGTATTCCACATACATTTGCATCATTATGCAATCTTGCCAATTCAGCAATTTCAGCATTCCAACACAAAGCTGCACGAATTTCTTGATGTTTATTAGCAGTCATTGTAATACCATTTCCACTTCCGCAAAGCGTAAATCCGTATTTAAATTTACCGGCAGCTACAGCTTCAGCTAAAGGATGTGCCGTATCAGGATAATCCATACTGTCTTCCGAATCGCATCCAAAATCCATTATTTCATATCCTCTTTCTTTTAATAATTCACCCAGTTTATTCTTAAATTGAAAACCTGCATGATCCGAAGCAATAGCTACTTTAATTTTATTCATTTCTAATTTAATTATCAGAATCAGGTAAATAAGAACAATGTTGTTCTTGCCTTAATTCTACATTTTTCACATTAAAATATTCATTGTTTAAGACCACAAAACTACGTAAAATAACTTAGTAGATTCAAAAAAAAATTACTCACTGAAGTTTTCCTGATATTCACATTAACTTAATCTTCAAAAATACAGTAAATCTGGACCTTACACGATCATTTACACTTTATAAACAATGTTATTCACATTCCGTTAACATACTGTTGATTTTTCCTTACTAAATATTCTAATCTTTTCCTTGGAACATATGATTTCTTGTCTGTATAGAAAAAAAACATACTCGCACCAACTTTATTTTTCAATTCTAGAATCCAATATCTCAACAGGTTTTCAACAGTATGTTAATATCAATAATAACATTTTTCATTAACAGCTACACTTATTAACAACATGTTAATATCGTTGTTATTTAATTGTGTTTCAATAGGCCTAAATTAACAATGCCTGTTAACTTCGTGTTATTAGACTAAATTTTAAGAAAAAAACAATAAAACAACAGATCTCTTACCAACACTATTAACAGGATATTATAATCATCTTATTTTTTAGAAAATTTAAAAAAAAAAATAATAATATAAAGGGTGTTAATAGTAGTTCAAATATGAATTGAAGTTTGTTTTTAGATCTGACGATAAGTTCACTTGATTAATTAATCTTTGCTATGATTTTCCTATCTTGCATTCCATTGAAAAATCCACAAAAGAAAGTATGAGCTGGGAGACAAAAAACTATT
It contains:
- a CDS encoding RrF2 family transcriptional regulator; protein product: MLSNTCKYAIRSVIYLALNAQDGKKIGIKKISEDLEIPTPFLGKILQSLARQKLLSSTKGPHGGFGLGKDPMEISLMNIVEIVDGLDMFENCLIGMRPCKTDTNNQDPCPVHGQFGGIRQQLYDLFNDRTVGKLITEIEGTEEYISL
- a CDS encoding VanZ family protein codes for the protein MKSKLFWRNILWAIIIFILCSIPGDDLPKTSMVSIPHFDKLVHFGMFFIMGIFLIAEIRYQTKFKKPIRVGIALGLIAIYGGFIEYLQQNFFTNRSGDFLDLLADVIGGLLAILLYPWIKKQKDLLLNRKPFCNYSFLKKIL
- the rpiB gene encoding ribose 5-phosphate isomerase B codes for the protein MNKIKVAIASDHAGFQFKNKLGELLKERGYEIMDFGCDSEDSMDYPDTAHPLAEAVAAGKFKYGFTLCGSGNGITMTANKHQEIRAALCWNAEIAELARLHNDANVCGIPARFISFEEVEKIASIFLSTDFEGGRHQNRVDKIAVK